The following proteins are encoded in a genomic region of Bacillota bacterium:
- the aroH gene encoding chorismate mutase, translating into MVRGIRGATTVDLDDSACIQAAVQELLIEMVRANGVETADLTAALFSVTPDLTAAYAASAARELGWTMVPLLDSVAPAVQGSPAMCVRVMLLWNTGRPQAAVRHIYLRGAKGLRSDLSPGGN; encoded by the coding sequence TTGGTCAGGGGGATCAGGGGTGCGACGACGGTGGATCTGGATGACAGCGCCTGCATCCAGGCCGCGGTGCAGGAGTTGCTCATTGAGATGGTGCGGGCAAATGGGGTAGAGACTGCAGACCTCACCGCGGCACTCTTTAGCGTCACGCCTGACCTGACCGCGGCATACGCCGCCAGCGCCGCGCGGGAACTAGGGTGGACCATGGTTCCCCTCCTGGATAGCGTTGCTCCCGCCGTACAAGGTTCGCCCGCCATGTGTGTGCGGGTAATGCTTCTCTGGAATACCGGCCGCCCTCAGGCGGCGGTGCGCCACATCTACCTGAGAGGGGCCAAGGGACTCAGGTCTGATCTGAGCCCGGGCGGGAACTGA
- the aroF gene encoding 3-deoxy-7-phosphoheptulonate synthase, producing the protein MIVVMAPEATESELNSLIKRLESAGLTVHLSRGQERTVVGVVGDVRRMPQETLEVMPGVERVIRIQQPFKLASREYRQEPTVIDVSGVPVGGEGIVVMAGPCSIESRSMLEDLAHGLASDGASVLRGGAFKPRTSPYSFQGLGVEGLKILRDVGVSAGLPVITEVISPDQVSLVGRYADILQIGARNMQNFTLLQEAGKSHRPVLLKRGMSASVEEWLQAADYVLSEGNPNVILCERGIRTFESYTRFTLDLSAVPVLKKLSHLPVIVDPSHGTGRWELVSPMAAAAIAAGADGLLIEVHPDPERALSDGPQSLKPPAFREMVSQLSRVAQAVGRSLVRPAPSMKTAV; encoded by the coding sequence ATGATAGTGGTGATGGCACCAGAGGCGACGGAGTCGGAACTCAACTCTCTCATCAAGAGGCTGGAGTCAGCGGGTTTGACTGTCCATCTCTCCCGGGGTCAGGAAAGGACCGTTGTGGGCGTTGTGGGCGACGTCCGGCGGATGCCCCAGGAGACCCTGGAGGTCATGCCCGGGGTGGAAAGGGTCATCAGGATCCAGCAACCTTTCAAGCTGGCAAGCCGGGAGTACCGCCAGGAACCCACGGTCATCGATGTAAGTGGTGTGCCTGTAGGCGGGGAGGGTATCGTAGTCATGGCGGGCCCGTGTTCCATCGAGAGCAGGAGCATGCTAGAGGATCTCGCTCACGGCCTTGCCTCAGACGGTGCCTCCGTGCTGAGGGGGGGCGCCTTTAAGCCTAGGACATCCCCCTACAGCTTCCAGGGCTTAGGCGTGGAGGGCCTGAAGATCCTGAGGGATGTGGGAGTGAGTGCCGGTCTCCCCGTCATTACCGAGGTCATCTCACCAGACCAGGTGAGCCTTGTGGGCCGGTACGCGGATATACTCCAGATAGGCGCCAGGAACATGCAGAACTTCACACTCCTGCAGGAGGCTGGCAAGTCTCACAGGCCTGTGCTCTTGAAGCGGGGCATGTCCGCCTCGGTGGAGGAGTGGCTGCAGGCTGCCGATTACGTGCTTTCCGAGGGAAATCCCAATGTGATCCTGTGCGAACGCGGCATAAGAACCTTTGAATCATACACTCGTTTCACTCTGGATCTCAGTGCTGTCCCTGTCCTGAAGAAGCTGAGCCACCTCCCGGTGATAGTGGACCCCAGTCACGGGACGGGGCGCTGGGAGCTGGTGAGCCCCATGGCAGCTGCCGCCATAGCTGCAGGGGCCGACGGCCTTCTCATTGAGGTTCACCCTGATCCCGAGAGGGCACTCAGCGATGGACCCCAGTCCCTAAAACCCCCTGCCTTTAGGGAAATGGTATCACAGTTGTCCAGGGTGGCCCAGGCCGTGGGACGTAGCCTTGTGCGCCCGGCCCCATCCATGAAGACAGCCGTCTGA
- a CDS encoding prephenate dehydrogenase/arogenate dehydrogenase family protein, which produces MTLPSRIAVVGLGLIGGSMALALKDRHSVVAHDPDLETCEAANALGIPTIHLSGAVKDAGLVILASPVRSLALAGLKAAPHLRKGAVITDVGSSKSEVVQDLEAHLPPHCMYVGGHPMAGSEKSGFRAARPDLFRGSCWVITPTGKTHPRCVEVVLSLVKELGAKPVFMSVAEHDRLVALVSHLPYLLSAALTRTVLDASRVYPEAAAVASAGFRDMTRLAACDPTMASDFCVSNKDFIMDALNMFLQHFREAASALQDDGGSLRPLLLEAKHFRDSLAVEKGW; this is translated from the coding sequence ATGACGCTGCCCTCCAGGATAGCCGTGGTGGGTCTTGGGCTCATAGGCGGTTCCATGGCCCTGGCACTCAAGGATAGGCACTCCGTCGTGGCGCACGACCCCGACCTTGAAACGTGCGAGGCCGCGAATGCCCTGGGTATTCCCACCATCCACCTTTCCGGTGCGGTGAAGGACGCAGGCCTGGTAATACTGGCATCCCCCGTGAGGTCCCTGGCGCTTGCGGGCCTCAAGGCTGCCCCTCACCTCAGGAAGGGTGCTGTCATCACCGACGTGGGAAGCAGCAAGTCCGAGGTGGTCCAGGACTTGGAGGCTCACCTTCCCCCCCACTGCATGTATGTGGGCGGGCACCCCATGGCGGGCTCTGAGAAGTCAGGGTTCCGGGCTGCCCGGCCCGACCTCTTCCGAGGTAGCTGCTGGGTGATAACACCCACCGGCAAGACCCACCCCAGGTGCGTGGAAGTGGTACTAAGCCTGGTGAAGGAACTGGGTGCCAAGCCAGTGTTCATGAGTGTAGCTGAGCACGATCGCCTGGTAGCCCTGGTCAGCCACCTTCCCTACCTGCTTTCGGCAGCCCTGACCCGCACCGTGTTGGATGCCAGCCGGGTATACCCCGAAGCTGCCGCGGTGGCATCGGCGGGCTTCAGGGACATGACCAGACTGGCAGCCTGTGATCCCACTATGGCCTCGGACTTCTGCGTCAGCAACAAGGATTTTATCATGGACGCACTGAACATGTTTCTCCAACACTTCAGGGAGGCCGCCAGTGCTCTTCAGGACGACGGCGGCAGCCTGAGGCCTCTATTGCTCGAGGCAAAGCACTTCAGGGACTCCCTAGCGGTAGAGAAAGGGTGGTAG
- the aroA gene encoding 3-phosphoshikimate 1-carboxyvinyltransferase: protein MTEREPLRGSVSVPGDKSISHRAAMLGALSRGTTLIRNYAPGRDCLSTLECLRQLGVKVESQDTTVTVHGLGLAGLSEPRDVLDAGNSGTTMRLLSGILAGQPFYSVITGDDSLRDRPMKRVVDPLRQMGASIWGRHGDSKAPLSIKGGSLSPLVYRMPVASAQVKSAILLAGLYAPGETRVAEPAPSRDHTERLLEFFGATVIRSHGTVGVKGNPPLQSREVEIPGDISSAAFLLAAAAIVPGSDVVVRGVGLNPTRSGFLDVLRAMGARLEVEPVPAGGPEPSADLRIRYGPLRATVIQGQAIPGVIDEIPALAVVATQAQGVTLIRDAQELRAKESDRLRVMAQGLVAMGAQVEELPDGLEISGPTPLHGGTARSCGDHRVAMALAVAALASPDPVNLEDPECIAISYPSFFKALASIGGYPL from the coding sequence GTGACCGAGCGGGAACCGCTGAGAGGGAGTGTGAGTGTACCTGGCGACAAGTCTATATCACACCGGGCTGCGATGCTGGGAGCCCTCTCCCGGGGCACCACCCTCATCAGAAACTACGCGCCGGGCAGGGACTGCCTAAGTACCCTGGAGTGCCTGAGGCAGCTGGGAGTCAAGGTGGAATCACAAGACACCACCGTGACCGTGCACGGTCTTGGCCTCGCCGGCCTCTCAGAACCCCGGGACGTGCTGGACGCCGGGAACTCCGGCACCACCATGAGACTGCTTTCGGGTATCCTGGCGGGACAGCCCTTCTATTCGGTCATCACCGGCGATGATTCACTGCGGGATAGGCCCATGAAGAGAGTGGTTGATCCCCTGAGACAGATGGGAGCCTCCATCTGGGGAAGGCACGGTGACAGCAAGGCACCGCTGAGCATCAAGGGGGGCTCCCTCAGCCCCCTGGTATATCGCATGCCAGTGGCGAGCGCGCAGGTAAAGTCCGCGATCCTGCTGGCAGGCCTCTACGCACCGGGCGAGACCCGGGTGGCGGAACCCGCTCCGTCCCGCGACCATACCGAGCGCCTCCTCGAGTTCTTCGGCGCCACGGTGATCCGCAGCCACGGCACGGTGGGAGTGAAGGGAAACCCGCCCCTCCAATCCCGTGAGGTGGAGATCCCCGGGGATATCTCCTCCGCAGCCTTTCTCCTAGCGGCGGCGGCTATCGTTCCGGGGTCTGACGTGGTGGTTAGGGGTGTGGGCCTCAATCCCACCAGATCAGGGTTCTTGGATGTGCTCAGGGCCATGGGGGCGCGCCTGGAGGTCGAACCGGTGCCCGCCGGTGGCCCCGAACCCAGCGCTGACCTTAGGATCCGCTACGGCCCCCTCCGGGCCACCGTCATTCAAGGCCAGGCCATCCCCGGGGTCATCGATGAGATCCCGGCCCTGGCGGTCGTGGCAACCCAGGCCCAGGGGGTCACCCTTATCAGGGACGCCCAGGAGCTACGAGCCAAGGAGAGTGACCGGTTGAGGGTTATGGCCCAGGGGCTTGTGGCAATGGGGGCTCAAGTGGAGGAGCTCCCTGACGGCCTGGAAATATCAGGGCCAACCCCCCTCCACGGTGGGACAGCAAGATCCTGTGGGGATCACAGGGTAGCCATGGCCCTGGCGGTGGCGGCTCTGGCGTCCCCAGACCCGGTCAACCTGGAGGACCCCGAGTGCATTGCCATATCATACCCCAGTTTCTTCAAGGCCCTGGCCTCCATTGGGGGTTATCCGCTATGA
- a CDS encoding shikimate dehydrogenase: protein MSTRAIGLLGHPVAHSLSPALQNAALRATGTAAVYLAFDVEPSHMQEAINGLRALGFMGANVTVPHKVAVIPYLDSLSPEASRIGAVNTIVNRSGQLEGHNTDAPGLLRALDADAAFSPRGCHAVIAGTGGAGRAAAFALTGAGCSALTIVNRTLSSAQSLAAALPGIPARVFPLAGAPWPELLASASLLVNTTTLGMGSEGEPLIPGDIHLPAGLVVCDMAYGDKPTRLESLAASRGIAFVPGTSVLLHQGAIAFTMWTGVPAPMDIMRKALDEARARRRGHQ from the coding sequence ATGAGCACCAGGGCCATAGGCCTCCTGGGCCACCCGGTGGCCCACAGCCTCTCCCCGGCCCTCCAAAACGCCGCGCTGAGAGCCACAGGCACTGCCGCGGTATACCTTGCCTTTGATGTAGAGCCCTCCCACATGCAGGAGGCGATTAACGGCCTCCGCGCCCTGGGGTTCATGGGCGCCAATGTCACGGTCCCTCACAAGGTAGCGGTGATCCCCTACCTTGACTCGCTCTCTCCCGAGGCCTCCCGAATAGGTGCCGTGAATACCATTGTCAACCGCAGTGGGCAACTTGAGGGGCACAACACGGACGCGCCGGGGCTTCTCAGAGCACTGGATGCCGACGCCGCCTTCTCTCCCCGGGGCTGCCACGCAGTGATCGCGGGCACGGGGGGGGCTGGCAGGGCCGCGGCATTCGCCCTCACAGGGGCGGGGTGCTCTGCCTTGACCATCGTCAACAGGACTCTGAGTTCAGCCCAGTCCCTGGCTGCAGCCCTTCCTGGGATACCGGCCAGGGTTTTTCCCCTGGCTGGGGCCCCATGGCCTGAACTCCTGGCTTCCGCCAGCTTGCTCGTGAACACCACCACCCTGGGTATGGGCTCCGAGGGAGAGCCCCTCATCCCCGGGGACATACACCTACCGGCAGGCCTTGTTGTCTGCGACATGGCCTACGGGGACAAACCCACCCGGCTAGAGTCGCTGGCAGCGTCAAGGGGCATTGCCTTTGTGCCTGGAACCTCGGTACTCCTCCACCAGGGCGCCATAGCCTTCACTATGTGGACAGGGGTGCCAGCCCCCATGGATATCATGAGAAAAGCCCTGGACGAAGCCAGGGCAAGGAGGCGGGGCCACCAGTGA
- the aroC gene encoding chorismate synthase → MRVLTAGESHGRCLVTIIEGAPAGLFLTATMINEDLAPRQKGFGRGGRQSIERDQVQILSGVRHGETLGSPIALLIPNLDWPNWEEAMSVSAPAGRPSHPVTRPRPGHADLPGAVKYGRTDIRDILERASARETAARCAAGAVAKALLGQFGVDIVAYVEAIGGVGSDSAPGDPKALREARQASPVFCPDPTASGLMVEAISKASDSGDTLGGVLVVRAHGLPPGLGSHVHWDRRLDGLLAGALMALNGIKGVDVGLGFRMAELPGSQVHDPIEVSGHAPWRYSRPTNNAGGLEGGITNGEPLVLRAAMKPIATMRRPMASVDMATGQEVLAHHERSDVCAVPSAAVVSEAIVALVLAGAFQEKFGGDSLREMKRAYDSFLQDLASR, encoded by the coding sequence GTGAGAGTTCTCACGGCTGGGGAATCCCATGGAAGGTGCCTGGTGACCATCATTGAAGGGGCGCCCGCAGGGCTTTTTCTCACCGCGACCATGATCAACGAGGATTTGGCCCCAAGGCAGAAGGGTTTCGGCCGAGGTGGGCGCCAGTCTATAGAAAGGGACCAGGTGCAGATCCTCTCGGGGGTAAGGCATGGTGAGACACTGGGCAGCCCGATAGCCCTTCTCATTCCCAATCTCGACTGGCCCAACTGGGAAGAGGCCATGAGCGTATCCGCCCCGGCCGGTAGGCCCTCCCACCCGGTCACCAGGCCCCGCCCTGGGCACGCGGACCTCCCCGGAGCGGTGAAGTACGGAAGGACCGATATCAGGGACATCCTGGAGAGGGCAAGCGCCCGGGAGACTGCGGCGCGGTGCGCCGCCGGAGCCGTTGCCAAGGCCCTGCTAGGCCAGTTTGGCGTGGACATAGTCGCCTACGTGGAGGCCATAGGTGGCGTGGGGAGCGACAGCGCCCCTGGCGACCCCAAGGCCCTGCGGGAGGCTAGACAGGCCTCCCCGGTGTTCTGCCCTGACCCAACAGCCTCTGGCCTCATGGTGGAGGCCATTTCCAAGGCAAGTGACAGCGGGGACACCCTTGGAGGGGTCCTGGTCGTGCGCGCCCACGGCCTCCCACCCGGACTTGGCAGTCATGTTCACTGGGATCGGCGCCTGGACGGGCTCCTGGCGGGGGCCCTCATGGCTCTCAACGGCATTAAGGGAGTGGATGTGGGCCTGGGTTTCCGCATGGCTGAACTCCCTGGCTCCCAGGTGCACGACCCCATCGAGGTCTCAGGTCACGCGCCATGGCGCTACTCGCGACCCACCAACAACGCGGGAGGTCTCGAGGGAGGCATCACCAACGGTGAACCCTTGGTACTGCGGGCGGCGATGAAGCCCATAGCCACCATGAGAAGGCCAATGGCCTCCGTGGACATGGCCACAGGCCAGGAGGTGCTGGCCCACCATGAGAGATCTGACGTTTGCGCCGTACCCTCCGCGGCCGTGGTGTCCGAGGCCATCGTGGCGCTGGTCCTGGCCGGTGCGTTCCAGGAGAAGTTCGGGGGCGACAGCCTCAGGGAAATGAAACGAGCCTATGACAGCTTCTTACAGGATCTAGCCTCACGTTAG
- the aroB gene encoding 3-dehydroquinate synthase, producing the protein MSNIYIAGFMGAGKTTVGLALARLAGMAFLDLDEMVELTAGTSVESIFRLHGEAFFRGLERQAVARVSTLCNTVVALGGGTLEDSDSLTRLEASGTLVLLEVSPEEAVRRAAGKGRPLLENRDEALARQLMEERAPRYRQCRYQVATDGQDPQSVAQRLAETLGLGTAGLPRLDPYTVPVRSSSGTYEVHIGAGHLHTAGRLLEDLGATAGVVLASEPLALALFGRELSRGLESSGLRAIPHLIPGTEASKSLDEVSRFYDRLVSLEVDRDTYMLCLGGGVVGDTAGYAASTYMRGIPFGQCPTTLLAQVDSSVGGKVAVNHPGGKNLVGSFYQPRLVLADTLTLASLPEETLAEGLSEVVKGALLSGEESLCFLEQHAGAILARSQEALTRVVRDMVTLKARIVEVDERDTGVRKTLNLGHTLAHALESATGYEWSHGRAVAVGLVWACTLGESLGAARKGLTKRVVGLLERFGLPTRLPGVAPEDLVARMRLDKKASGGQIQVVIPRGPGDVVLSPGVPESDMVKAMETLL; encoded by the coding sequence TTGAGCAACATCTACATAGCCGGTTTCATGGGCGCCGGGAAGACCACGGTGGGCTTGGCCCTGGCCCGCCTGGCCGGCATGGCCTTCCTAGACCTTGACGAGATGGTGGAACTCACCGCAGGCACCAGCGTTGAGTCCATATTTCGCCTCCACGGCGAGGCATTCTTCCGGGGCCTGGAGCGACAGGCGGTGGCCAGGGTTTCCACCCTGTGCAACACCGTGGTGGCCCTGGGTGGGGGCACGCTGGAAGATAGCGATAGCCTCACCCGCCTTGAGGCCTCAGGAACCCTGGTACTCCTGGAGGTATCCCCTGAAGAGGCTGTGCGCCGGGCCGCAGGCAAGGGCCGTCCTCTCCTGGAGAACCGGGATGAGGCCCTGGCGAGGCAGCTCATGGAGGAAAGGGCTCCACGCTACAGGCAGTGCAGGTACCAGGTAGCCACAGACGGGCAAGACCCCCAGTCAGTGGCCCAGCGCCTCGCCGAAACCCTGGGGCTGGGAACCGCCGGGCTACCCCGCCTGGACCCTTATACTGTGCCTGTACGATCCAGCAGTGGGACCTACGAGGTCCACATCGGCGCTGGGCACCTTCACACAGCTGGTCGCCTCCTGGAAGACCTCGGCGCCACCGCCGGGGTGGTCCTGGCCAGCGAACCACTGGCCCTGGCCCTTTTCGGGCGGGAACTCAGCCGTGGCTTGGAGTCCTCAGGGCTTAGGGCCATACCCCACTTGATCCCCGGGACCGAGGCATCCAAGAGCCTGGATGAGGTCTCAAGGTTCTACGACCGCCTGGTCTCCCTAGAGGTCGACCGTGACACTTACATGCTGTGCCTAGGGGGAGGCGTGGTTGGGGACACCGCGGGCTACGCAGCCTCTACCTACATGAGAGGTATCCCCTTTGGGCAGTGCCCCACAACCCTCCTTGCCCAGGTGGATTCAAGCGTAGGCGGGAAGGTTGCCGTCAACCACCCGGGAGGGAAGAACCTTGTGGGCAGTTTCTACCAACCACGCCTGGTGCTGGCGGATACCCTCACATTGGCCAGCCTTCCCGAAGAGACACTGGCCGAGGGACTCTCCGAGGTTGTCAAGGGCGCGCTGCTCTCCGGCGAGGAGTCCCTGTGTTTCCTTGAACAGCATGCTGGCGCCATACTGGCCAGGAGCCAGGAGGCCCTTACCCGTGTGGTCCGGGACATGGTGACCCTGAAGGCTCGCATTGTGGAGGTGGACGAGCGGGATACGGGGGTGAGGAAGACCCTGAACCTTGGTCATACCCTGGCCCACGCCCTGGAAAGCGCCACCGGCTACGAGTGGTCTCATGGCCGCGCCGTGGCAGTCGGCCTGGTTTGGGCGTGCACTCTGGGGGAATCCCTTGGCGCTGCCCGGAAGGGCCTGACCAAGAGGGTGGTGGGCCTCCTGGAGCGCTTCGGGCTCCCTACACGCCTGCCGGGTGTGGCCCCGGAAGACCTAGTGGCGAGGATGCGGCTGGACAAGAAGGCTTCCGGGGG